Proteins encoded by one window of Rouxiella chamberiensis:
- a CDS encoding MarR family winged helix-turn-helix transcriptional regulator — MKKENENVPDATPVNEAPVIIEQFLCFALYSASLAMTKLYQSRLKPLGLTYPQYLVLLALWEKDNVTVSEVGERVQLDSGTLSQLLKRLEQAGIISRNRDVGRDERRVLISLTQEGHALKVRAAGVPGDMVSVMGTPCDELTDLTIRVKELREKLINAIP, encoded by the coding sequence ATGAAAAAAGAAAATGAAAATGTGCCTGATGCCACACCCGTCAATGAAGCGCCCGTTATCATCGAGCAGTTTCTCTGCTTCGCGCTGTATTCTGCGTCACTTGCCATGACCAAGCTTTACCAGTCGCGATTAAAGCCGCTTGGGCTGACGTATCCGCAGTATCTGGTGCTCCTGGCGCTGTGGGAAAAAGATAATGTCACTGTTTCAGAAGTTGGGGAGCGTGTGCAGCTTGACTCGGGCACACTCAGCCAACTGTTGAAAAGGCTGGAGCAGGCCGGAATTATTAGCAGAAACCGAGATGTCGGAAGAGATGAAAGGCGGGTACTGATTTCATTAACGCAAGAGGGTCATGCGCTTAAAGTTCGCGCTGCTGGCGTGCCGGGCGACATGGTCTCGGTTATGGGTACACCGTGCGACGAATTGACCGATCTCACCATTCGTGTGAAAGAACTGCGGGAAAAACTTATCAACGCAATCCCGTAA
- a CDS encoding AraC family transcriptional regulator — protein MVDLLMKLAPQEGYNLTSLASVRFLRSNRPLARTPVLYDPGMVIVCQGSKRGYFGDKTYVYDRQHYLAVSVPVPFVMETEASPECPLLAIYLHLDFPMAAELLIQIEKFQALQDAPVQPPVAPESMMSSPLDDALKATVLHFLEVMSQPLEAAILGPTLLRELYFRILTGAQGHAMRAALAMHGQFGKIGKALRHIHAAYASPLDLTELAGKAGMSVPTFHSHFKAITRTSPMQYVKSTRLHQARLLMVRQGMTAAVASQSVGYESPSQFNREFKRLFGLPPAEETRRMRDNFAVPPAHAASEFVSSH, from the coding sequence ATGGTTGACCTGCTTATGAAACTGGCACCGCAGGAAGGCTACAACCTGACTTCGCTTGCGAGCGTGCGTTTTCTGCGATCCAATCGGCCGTTGGCGCGCACACCTGTGCTTTACGATCCGGGGATGGTTATCGTCTGTCAGGGTTCCAAGCGCGGTTATTTTGGCGATAAAACCTATGTTTACGATCGACAGCACTATCTCGCGGTGTCAGTGCCGGTGCCTTTTGTCATGGAAACCGAGGCCTCGCCCGAATGTCCCTTGCTGGCCATTTATCTGCATCTCGATTTTCCGATGGCCGCTGAACTGCTGATTCAGATTGAAAAATTTCAGGCATTGCAGGACGCGCCCGTCCAGCCGCCGGTCGCGCCCGAAAGCATGATGTCCAGCCCGCTTGACGATGCGCTTAAAGCTACCGTGCTGCATTTTCTCGAGGTGATGAGCCAACCGCTCGAGGCGGCGATACTGGGTCCTACATTGCTGCGTGAACTGTATTTTCGCATTTTGACGGGTGCGCAGGGGCATGCCATGCGTGCTGCGCTGGCGATGCACGGGCAATTTGGCAAAATTGGAAAGGCGCTTCGGCATATTCACGCGGCCTATGCTTCACCGCTGGATTTAACTGAACTCGCCGGAAAAGCGGGAATGAGCGTGCCGACTTTTCACAGTCATTTCAAGGCAATAACCCGTACTTCGCCGATGCAATATGTGAAATCGACACGTTTGCATCAGGCGAGGCTATTAATGGTAAGGCAGGGGATGACGGCCGCTGTCGCCAGTCAGTCCGTAGGTTATGAAAGTCCTTCACAGTTTAATCGGGAATTTAAGCGCCTTTTCGGTTTGCCGCCTGCCGAAGAGACAAGGCGTATGCGTGATAATTTTGCCGTGCCGCCCGCGCATGCCGCTTCGGAATTTGTCTCGTCTCATTAA
- a CDS encoding SDR family NAD(P)-dependent oxidoreductase, with product MKLSGKIALVTGASKGIGAGIAKAFGAAGATVIVNYAASHEDAEKVVAQITAEGGKATAIQADMSREGDVIRLFTTIKRDYGTLDILVNNAGVAVFQMLEDLTEEAFHTQFNINVLGYLLATREALSLFGPSASVINVSSILSTDPYLASSIYAATKGAVDTLTFALARELGPRGIRVNSILPGHTNTPATDGNFVGELGEKILAGTPLGRFGEPEDIAPVVVFLASDDSHWVTGESLRVAGGVRGVGY from the coding sequence ATGAAATTATCAGGCAAGATTGCGCTGGTCACCGGCGCTTCAAAAGGTATCGGCGCGGGTATTGCAAAAGCGTTCGGCGCGGCAGGCGCAACGGTGATAGTCAATTATGCCGCAAGCCATGAAGATGCGGAAAAAGTCGTGGCGCAAATAACGGCCGAGGGCGGTAAAGCGACGGCCATTCAGGCCGATATGAGTCGGGAAGGGGACGTAATTCGCCTCTTTACTACGATAAAGCGCGATTACGGTACATTGGACATTCTGGTCAATAATGCGGGCGTGGCGGTATTCCAGATGCTTGAAGACCTCACCGAAGAGGCGTTCCATACGCAATTCAACATTAATGTACTGGGTTATCTGCTGGCCACGCGCGAGGCATTATCACTCTTTGGCCCCTCTGCCAGCGTCATTAATGTCAGCTCTATTCTCAGCACCGACCCCTATTTGGCTTCCAGCATTTATGCTGCGACCAAAGGCGCTGTCGATACGCTTACCTTTGCGTTGGCAAGAGAACTCGGCCCGCGTGGAATCAGGGTCAATTCGATTCTTCCGGGTCATACTAATACTCCGGCCACCGACGGCAATTTCGTGGGCGAACTGGGTGAGAAAATCCTCGCAGGCACACCGCTTGGCCGTTTTGGCGAACCCGAAGATATTGCGCCGGTAGTGGTATTCCTGGCTTCTGACGACTCGCATTGGGTCACCGGCGAGTCGCTGCGTGTTGCAGGCGGCGTACGAGGTGTAGGCTATTAA
- a CDS encoding LysR family transcriptional regulator has protein sequence MLKENLNDLMSFLMVARERSFTRAAGKLGVSQSALSHAMIALEHRLNLRLLTRTTRSVAPTEAGEKLIASLEPRFADLEHELEIITRLNGIAAGNIRLSSGEHAAKTLLWPKLKTFLREYPEINVDLKVDNALTDIVGDRFDAGVRLGERLQQDMIAVRIGPDFRMIVVGSPDYFKDNPFPLRPQDLQQHRCINLSLPTLGSVYNWEFEKDGVELKVKVMGQLTFNHLEERIDAAVCGFGLTCVPEDIVQPQLKSGALIQVLDDWCSPFTGYHLYYPSRKQHTRAFSLLIEALRHG, from the coding sequence GTGTTAAAGGAAAATCTTAATGACTTGATGTCATTTTTAATGGTGGCGCGCGAGCGCAGTTTTACCCGGGCCGCGGGCAAACTCGGCGTTTCACAGTCAGCCCTTAGCCACGCCATGATTGCACTCGAACATCGACTTAATCTGCGTCTATTGACTCGAACCACCCGAAGCGTCGCGCCTACCGAGGCCGGTGAGAAATTAATTGCCAGTCTTGAGCCGCGTTTTGCCGACCTTGAGCACGAACTCGAAATCATTACGCGTCTTAACGGCATTGCGGCAGGCAATATTCGCCTTTCTTCCGGAGAACATGCCGCAAAAACGCTGTTATGGCCGAAGCTCAAGACATTCCTGCGCGAATACCCGGAAATCAACGTGGATTTAAAGGTAGATAATGCGCTGACCGATATTGTCGGCGACCGCTTTGATGCCGGTGTGCGGCTCGGCGAAAGATTGCAGCAAGATATGATAGCCGTGCGGATCGGCCCTGATTTTCGCATGATTGTCGTAGGCTCACCCGATTACTTTAAAGATAATCCGTTCCCTCTTCGCCCTCAGGATTTACAGCAGCATCGATGCATTAATTTAAGCTTGCCGACGCTCGGCAGCGTTTATAACTGGGAGTTTGAAAAAGACGGTGTCGAACTCAAGGTTAAAGTCATGGGGCAACTGACGTTTAATCATCTCGAGGAGCGAATCGATGCTGCGGTATGTGGATTTGGCCTGACCTGCGTCCCGGAAGATATTGTGCAGCCGCAATTGAAATCCGGGGCATTGATTCAGGTGCTGGATGACTGGTGCTCCCCTTTTACCGGCTACCATCTTTATTATCCAAGCCGTAAACAGCATACCCGCGCCTTCTCGTTATTGATTGAAGCCCTGCGCCACGGCTAG
- a CDS encoding oxidoreductase, whose amino-acid sequence MSASKLIFITGVSSGFGRALAREALESGHRVVGTVRNAQAKADFEALDPTRAFARQLDVTDFAAIDPAVAEIETRVGPIDVLVNNAGYGHEGVMEESSIDEMKRQFDVNVFGAVAMTKAVLPYMRKRRRGHIINITSMGGFITMPGIAYYCGSKFALEGISEVLSKELKPFDIAVTAVAPGSFRTDWAGRSMVRTPRTIADYDTLFNPIREAREEKNGKQLGDPVKAARAMLAIMDSKSPPTHLLLGSDALGLVRDKLTAYAAEITAWEDLTRSTDG is encoded by the coding sequence ATGTCAGCGAGCAAACTTATCTTTATTACCGGCGTCAGCAGCGGTTTTGGGCGAGCATTGGCTCGAGAAGCGCTGGAGAGCGGTCATCGCGTGGTCGGCACGGTTCGCAATGCACAGGCAAAAGCAGACTTCGAAGCGCTGGACCCCACGCGAGCCTTCGCCCGGCAACTCGATGTGACGGATTTTGCCGCCATTGACCCTGCCGTGGCCGAAATCGAAACGCGGGTCGGTCCAATCGATGTCTTGGTCAATAATGCAGGATACGGCCATGAAGGGGTCATGGAAGAGTCGTCGATTGACGAGATGAAACGCCAGTTTGACGTCAATGTCTTTGGCGCCGTGGCCATGACTAAAGCCGTGCTGCCTTATATGCGCAAGCGCCGCCGTGGACACATCATCAATATCACCTCAATGGGCGGATTTATTACCATGCCTGGCATCGCCTATTATTGCGGCAGTAAATTTGCCCTCGAAGGGATCTCCGAAGTATTAAGCAAAGAGCTTAAACCTTTTGATATTGCGGTAACGGCGGTAGCCCCCGGTTCATTTCGCACGGATTGGGCAGGACGTTCGATGGTGAGAACGCCGCGAACGATTGCGGATTACGACACCTTGTTTAATCCTATCCGTGAGGCGCGCGAGGAGAAAAATGGCAAACAGCTTGGCGATCCTGTCAAAGCGGCACGCGCCATGCTGGCGATTATGGACAGCAAGTCACCGCCGACCCATTTATTATTGGGAAGCGATGCGCTGGGACTGGTTCGGGATAAATTAACGGCTTATGCAGCCGAAATAACGGCATGGGAAGATCTGACACGTTCGACGGATGGTTGA
- a CDS encoding cyclophilin-like fold protein, with translation MQLITLNQGAATIQVKINDEKINEELISLMPFTLNMIRWGVAEYFSLPDASSNDHSAALAYLSRRKATLLIKDDQLKFLSEDLDDRAHIACITLGTLVEYERDAWMQAGNLALTFSVD, from the coding sequence ATGCAACTCATTACATTAAATCAGGGCGCAGCCACGATACAGGTCAAAATTAATGACGAGAAAATTAACGAGGAACTGATCTCGTTAATGCCGTTTACGCTAAATATGATCCGGTGGGGCGTGGCAGAATATTTCAGTCTGCCTGATGCTTCTTCAAATGATCATTCTGCTGCCCTGGCTTATTTATCTCGCAGAAAGGCCACGCTGTTAATCAAAGACGATCAGTTGAAATTCTTGAGTGAAGACCTTGATGATAGAGCTCACATTGCCTGTATTACTCTTGGCACCCTTGTTGAATATGAACGCGATGCCTGGATGCAGGCGGGTAATTTGGCGCTTACGTTTTCAGTAGACTAA
- a CDS encoding S66 peptidase family protein, producing the protein MSVRFPPKLNPGDVIAVMAPSSGVSPHLHPQLDRAIDNVKKRGFRVIEGTCLRAQFKNKSADKTSRADELMSFLTDPEIKAVMPPWGGDLAMELLELIDFDYLARIPPKWFVGFSDLSTIQFPLTTISGWATLHGPNLMQLSTQALDPNTQALWQILESERGSINQQHSSVAFHHEDVNGITSHEGFNLTQRTQWKRLDGALSSITFSGRLIGGCLEIIARLAGTPYGNVSSFKAKSSEDGVILYFENVEMYPCELTRALLSLRLQGWFNNVRGILIGRSAVVDTSDPTQHNYLDALIASLSDINVPVLYDVDIGHVPPQLSLINGARATVQFTESGSTVTQYI; encoded by the coding sequence ATGAGCGTCAGGTTTCCCCCAAAATTGAATCCGGGAGATGTAATTGCCGTAATGGCTCCGTCTTCGGGCGTCTCCCCGCATCTACACCCTCAACTTGACCGCGCCATCGATAATGTTAAAAAGAGGGGCTTTCGGGTTATTGAAGGCACATGTCTGCGTGCCCAGTTCAAAAATAAGAGCGCAGATAAAACGTCTCGAGCGGATGAATTAATGTCTTTCCTTACTGACCCCGAGATAAAAGCTGTTATGCCGCCCTGGGGCGGGGACCTTGCCATGGAACTGCTCGAGTTAATCGATTTTGATTATTTGGCTCGTATACCACCAAAGTGGTTTGTGGGCTTTTCAGACTTGAGTACGATTCAGTTTCCTCTTACTACGATTTCAGGCTGGGCAACCCTGCATGGCCCTAACCTGATGCAACTGAGTACCCAAGCGTTGGACCCCAATACCCAGGCGCTCTGGCAAATACTGGAGTCTGAACGAGGAAGCATTAATCAACAGCATTCGTCAGTGGCATTTCATCATGAAGATGTGAATGGCATAACGTCTCACGAAGGTTTTAACCTGACGCAAAGAACACAGTGGAAGCGGCTGGATGGCGCCTTATCATCAATCACTTTTAGTGGACGTCTGATAGGGGGTTGCCTTGAAATAATAGCGAGGCTGGCAGGAACGCCGTATGGCAACGTCTCATCGTTCAAGGCAAAGTCTAGTGAAGACGGCGTTATTCTTTATTTCGAAAATGTTGAAATGTATCCCTGCGAATTGACGCGTGCATTATTAAGTTTACGGCTTCAGGGGTGGTTCAATAACGTGAGAGGTATTCTCATTGGAAGAAGTGCGGTCGTGGATACCAGTGATCCGACTCAGCATAACTATCTCGATGCCCTTATAGCTTCCCTTTCCGATATTAATGTTCCGGTACTTTATGATGTGGATATTGGTCATGTGCCGCCGCAGCTATCCTTGATAAACGGAGCACGCGCCACCGTACAGTTCACGGAAAGTGGCAGCACAGTGACGCAATATATTTAG
- a CDS encoding dihydrodipicolinate synthase family protein yields the protein MFTGLSAFPLTPFSAGSPDEKGFLKILRRLTEAKVDSLGVLGSTGSYAYMTREQRGRIARVAVENAANIPVMVCVGAVSTDEVLRLADDAQQAGASALLLPPVSYQALNDDEVYGLFETVARRASVPLCVYDNPGTTHFTFSDALHGKIASLPGVHSIKIPGVSADAEAAAVRVRNLRDRLPAHVTLGISGDSSAASGLIAGCEVWYSVCGGLFPAVAKKMTEAAAAGDHAAVRQQSERLMPLWALFGQHGGSFRVISAAAGLLGLTDYDCLPRPLLPLRADQLADVKRVISSLELA from the coding sequence ATGTTTACAGGTCTCAGCGCGTTTCCGCTTACCCCGTTTTCGGCCGGATCCCCTGATGAGAAAGGGTTTCTGAAAATATTAAGAAGGTTGACCGAGGCGAAGGTCGATTCCCTCGGCGTGCTCGGATCGACAGGCAGCTATGCTTATATGACCCGTGAACAACGCGGGCGGATTGCCAGAGTGGCCGTGGAAAATGCCGCCAACATTCCGGTCATGGTCTGCGTAGGTGCCGTCAGCACGGATGAGGTGTTGCGACTGGCCGATGATGCCCAGCAGGCAGGTGCCAGCGCCCTGCTGCTCCCGCCGGTTTCCTATCAGGCTCTGAATGATGACGAAGTCTACGGGCTGTTTGAAACAGTTGCCCGTCGCGCCTCTGTGCCGCTTTGCGTCTATGACAATCCGGGCACCACCCATTTTACCTTCTCAGATGCGCTGCACGGAAAAATTGCCTCTCTGCCCGGCGTACATTCCATCAAGATCCCAGGAGTTTCTGCCGATGCCGAGGCCGCAGCGGTCAGAGTTCGTAACCTGCGCGACAGACTGCCTGCACACGTCACCCTCGGCATCAGCGGTGACAGCTCGGCCGCCTCGGGTCTGATTGCAGGCTGTGAGGTCTGGTATTCTGTCTGTGGCGGCTTATTTCCCGCTGTAGCCAAAAAGATGACAGAAGCGGCTGCGGCTGGCGACCATGCAGCGGTTCGGCAACAAAGCGAACGTCTTATGCCGCTCTGGGCGCTTTTTGGTCAGCACGGTGGCAGCTTCAGAGTCATTTCAGCCGCTGCCGGTCTTCTTGGCCTTACAGATTACGACTGTCTGCCTCGCCCGTTATTACCGCTGCGTGCAGACCAACTCGCAGATGTGAAGCGCGTGATATCCTCCCTTGAGCTGGCATAA
- the fhuE gene encoding ferric-rhodotorulic acid/ferric-coprogen receptor FhuE produces the protein MFSATSQHRINRLASANARIPALSLLAVVVATALHVPYSSAADTAKKDDTLVVTASPDSADSTQDTDYNVPVTRAATKMALTARDTPQSVSVITKQRMQDQKLETLNDVLVNTTGISEFNSGANRSNFYSRGFMIDNYQIDGVPTLIDSQWNIGDTLSDTAIYDRVEVVRGATGLMTGAGSPAASINMLRKHADSKEFVGNLSASYGSWDTQRYVADLSAPLTESGNVRGRVVAGYQDGDSWLDHYHTQKKFLYGVVDADLTDSTTLSVGYDYEETHISGATWGGLPTFYRDGSKTHYDRSTNLEPDWSYNDSDSKKVFASLKHNFDNGLEFNLSGTHTEAKMDSKMLYIDGYFDKTTGIGIGPYAGYDLLGGSGYNTAKRKENAVDAYVSGPYELFGKQHELMAGVTYIRQNDRYYSASTNFTSADVGDFNNWGNYPEPDWDDQDLSQDNTIHQKSAYIATRLTLADPLHLILGARYTKYNADTLTQTMEKNNITPYAGLVYDINDTYSAYASYTSIFKPQTYRDINGAYLTPVTGKSYETGIKGDWMNSRFTASLAVFRIEQDHLGATDYALVSGSNDYAYYEQNGTVSKGIEFEVNGAVTDNLQMTFGATRYVATDGTGATLNPTQPRTSLKMFGSYRLPMLQDLTVGGGVNWQTHTWDNVAGPDGAGTLYAEQGSYALVDLFARYHVTKQLSIQANVNNLFDKSYNIDVGRNLVYGEPRNLSISANYRF, from the coding sequence ATGTTTTCCGCTACTAGCCAACACCGGATCAATCGTCTCGCCAGTGCCAACGCGCGTATTCCGGCGCTTTCATTATTGGCGGTGGTTGTCGCCACTGCACTTCATGTTCCTTATTCTTCCGCTGCCGACACCGCCAAAAAAGACGACACGCTGGTGGTTACCGCGTCCCCCGACAGTGCCGACAGCACACAAGATACCGATTACAATGTGCCCGTGACTCGCGCCGCGACCAAAATGGCGCTGACCGCGCGTGATACGCCGCAGTCGGTCAGTGTGATTACCAAGCAGCGCATGCAGGATCAAAAGCTCGAAACGTTGAACGATGTGCTGGTCAATACGACAGGGATTTCCGAGTTCAATTCAGGGGCAAACCGCAGCAACTTCTATTCACGCGGTTTTATGATTGACAACTATCAGATTGATGGCGTTCCAACGCTTATCGATTCACAGTGGAACATCGGCGATACCCTGTCAGATACTGCCATCTACGATCGCGTAGAAGTGGTACGCGGAGCAACCGGCCTGATGACCGGCGCGGGCAGCCCGGCGGCGTCAATCAATATGCTGCGCAAACACGCCGACAGTAAAGAATTCGTGGGTAATCTCTCCGCCAGTTACGGCAGTTGGGACACTCAACGCTATGTGGCCGATTTGTCTGCGCCGCTTACCGAATCCGGCAACGTGCGGGGCCGCGTTGTCGCCGGTTATCAGGACGGCGACAGCTGGCTGGATCACTATCATACGCAGAAAAAATTCCTCTATGGCGTCGTGGATGCCGACCTGACCGACTCGACGACCCTGTCGGTCGGCTACGACTATGAAGAAACGCATATTTCCGGTGCGACGTGGGGCGGCCTGCCAACCTTCTATCGCGATGGCAGCAAAACCCATTACGATCGCAGCACCAATTTGGAACCAGACTGGTCATATAACGACAGCGATTCGAAAAAAGTCTTTGCCAGCCTGAAGCATAATTTCGACAACGGTTTGGAATTCAACCTAAGCGGCACGCACACGGAAGCCAAAATGGACAGCAAGATGCTGTACATCGACGGTTACTTCGACAAGACCACCGGTATCGGTATTGGCCCTTACGCGGGTTACGATCTGCTGGGCGGCAGCGGTTACAACACGGCCAAGCGCAAGGAAAACGCGGTTGATGCCTATGTCAGCGGCCCTTACGAGTTGTTCGGCAAGCAGCATGAGTTGATGGCGGGCGTCACCTACATTCGTCAGAACGACCGCTACTACAGCGCGTCCACCAACTTCACGTCCGCAGACGTGGGAGATTTCAATAACTGGGGTAACTACCCTGAACCCGACTGGGACGATCAGGACCTGTCGCAGGACAACACCATTCATCAGAAATCGGCATATATCGCCACGCGACTCACGCTTGCCGATCCTTTGCACCTGATCCTTGGCGCGCGCTATACCAAATATAATGCCGACACCCTGACGCAGACGATGGAAAAGAACAACATCACGCCGTATGCGGGTCTGGTGTATGACATCAACGATACTTATTCGGCGTATGCCAGCTATACGTCCATCTTCAAACCGCAGACCTATCGTGATATCAACGGTGCCTACCTGACGCCTGTAACCGGTAAAAGCTATGAAACCGGGATCAAGGGCGACTGGATGAACAGTCGCTTCACCGCGTCATTGGCCGTGTTCCGCATTGAACAGGATCATCTGGGTGCAACCGATTATGCACTGGTTAGCGGCAGCAATGACTATGCCTACTATGAACAGAATGGCACGGTCAGCAAGGGTATCGAGTTCGAGGTTAACGGTGCCGTGACGGACAACCTGCAAATGACCTTCGGCGCGACCCGCTATGTGGCCACCGACGGCACGGGTGCCACGCTGAATCCTACTCAGCCGCGCACTTCCCTGAAAATGTTCGGCAGCTATCGCCTGCCGATGCTTCAGGACCTGACCGTGGGCGGCGGCGTGAACTGGCAGACCCATACCTGGGATAACGTGGCCGGTCCGGATGGGGCAGGCACACTTTATGCAGAACAAGGTAGCTATGCGCTGGTTGACCTGTTTGCGCGCTATCACGTGACCAAACAGCTTTCTATTCAGGCGAACGTGAATAACCTGTTCGATAAATCCTACAATATCGACGTGGGTAGAAACCTGGTCTACGGCGAGCCGCGTAATCTGTCGATTTCGGCGAACTACCGCTTCTAG